The proteins below come from a single Oncorhynchus keta strain PuntledgeMale-10-30-2019 chromosome 32, Oket_V2, whole genome shotgun sequence genomic window:
- the LOC127914458 gene encoding uncharacterized protein LOC127914458 has protein sequence MIAGILGQLLILLKVMIAGIPGQLLILLKVMIAGIPGQLLILLKVMIAGILGQLLILLKVMIAGIPGQLLILLKVMIAGIPGQLLILLKVMIAGILGQLLILLKVMIAGIPGQLLILLKVMIAGIPGQLLILLKVMIAGIPGQLLILLKVMIAGILGQLLILLKVMIAGILGQLLILLKVMIAGIPGQLLILLKVMIAGIPGQLLILLKVMIAGILGQLLILLKVMIAGIPGQLLILLKVMIAGILGQLLILLKVMIAGIPGQLLILLKVMIAGIPGQLLILLKVMIAGIPGQLLILLKVMIAGILGQLLILLKVMIAGILGQLLILLKVMI, from the exons ATGATAGCTGGTATACTCGGCCAGCTCCTGATACTATTGAAGGTTATGATAGCTGGTATACCAGGCCAGCTCCTGATATTATTGAAGGTTATGATAGCTGGTATACCAGGCCAGCTCCTGATATTATTGAAG GTTATGATAGCTGGTATACTCGGCCAGCTCCTGATACTATTGAAGGTTATGATAGCTGGTATACCAGGCCAGCTCCTGATACTATTGAAGGTTATGATAGCTGGTATACCAGGCCAGCTCCTGATATTATTGAAG GTTATGATAGCTGGTATACTCGGCCAGCTCCTGATACTATTGAAGGTTATGATAGCTGGTATACCAGGCCAGCTCCTGATACTATTGAAGGTTATGATAGCTGGTATACCAGGCCAGCTCCTGATATTATTGAAGGTTATGATAGCTGGTATACCAGGCCAGCTCCTGATACTATTGAAGGTTATGATAGCTGGTATACTCGGCCAGCTCCTGATATTATTGAAG GTTATGATAGCTGGTATACTCGGCCAGCTCCTGATATTATTGAAGGTTATGATAGCTGGTATACCAGGCCAGCTCCTGATACTATTGAAGGTTATGATAGCTGGTATACCAGGCCAGCTCCTGATATTATTGAAG GTTATGATAGCTGGTATACTCGGCCAGCTCCTGATACTATTGAAGGTTATGATAGCTGGTATACCAGGCCAGCTCCTGATACTATTGAAG GTTATGATAGCTGGTATACTCGGCCAGCTCCTGATACTATTGAAGGTTATGATAGCTGGTATACCAGGCCAGCTCCTGATATTATTGAAGGTTATGATAGCTGGTATACCAGGCCAGCTCCTGATATTATTGAAGGTTATGATAGCTGGTATACCAGGCCAGCTCCTGATACTATTGAAGGTTATGATAGCTGGTATACTCGGCCAGCTCCTGATATTATTGAAGGTTATGATAGCTGGTATACTCGGCCAGCTCCTGATACTATTGAAGGTTATGATATAG